A region from the Corylus avellana chromosome ca7, CavTom2PMs-1.0 genome encodes:
- the LOC132188050 gene encoding uncharacterized protein LOC132188050 has product MLLILVILLSVSKLHDIFLSTYEFIVVKRSHHVALFFMFNIIVVIMVIYHGSSTTTVMPSVEDFDWFISLDYDAYSNNSEEDGDDDDEFHGYDGYDEENDDDDNDDDDDDSEDEQEMKDLERRIEGFIAMNYKQIKERASFNGRGGIQL; this is encoded by the coding sequence ATGCTTCTGATCCTCGTGATTCTCTTATCAGTCTCCAAACTGCACGACATTTTTCTTTCTACATACGAGTTTATTGTCGTGAAAAGGTCTCACCACGTGGCACTGTTTTTCATGTTTAACATTATCGTGGTGATCATGGTAATCTATCATGGGAGTAGTACTACCACTGTTATGCCATCCGTAGAAGATTTTGATTGGTTCATTTCTTTGGATTATGATGCGTACAGTAATAATTCTGAGgaggatggtgatgatgatgatgaatttCATGGTTATGATGGCTATGACGAAgagaatgatgatgatgataatgatgatgatgatgatgatagtgAAGATGAACaggaaatgaaggatttggagAGGAGAATTGAGGGATTCATAGCCATGAACTATAAGCAAATTAAGGAGAGAGCTTCTTTCAATGGCAGAGGTGGTATCCAGCTCTAG
- the LOC132187186 gene encoding protein cornichon homolog 4-like: MAALWFWLLSFFFIVGLLCTLGFQLMCLVDLEFDYVNPYDSASRINMVIVPEFVAQGVLCFFYLLTGNWLMFLFSLPYLCYNVRLYIRRQHLVDVTEIYNQLRWEKKRRFFKIAYLLILFFLSLFWLLWSVTDEHDD; encoded by the exons ATGGCTGCCCTGTGGTTCTGGCTCTtgtccttcttcttcattgtagGTCTGCTATGCACCCTCGGTTTCCAG CTTATGTGCTTGGTGGACCTAGAGTTTGACTATGTCAATCCATATGATTCAGCATCTCGGATAAACATGGTTATTGTGCCAGAGTTTGTAGCTCAAGGAGTCTTATGCTTCTTCTATCTTCTAACGGGAAATTGGCTTatgtttttgttctctctccCGTACCTCTGTTATAATGTGAGATT GTACATTCGGCGACAACACTTGGTTGATGTAACTGAGATCTATAACCAGTTGAGATGGGAGAAAAAGCGGCGGTTCTTTAAGATCGCCTATCTTCTTATCCTATTCTTCCTCTCTCTATTCTG GTTGCTTTGGAGTGTTACAGATGAACATGATGACTAA
- the LOC132186805 gene encoding uncharacterized protein LOC132186805: protein MASMASPSIHYFYKNHKKSCKNSTLPRVILSQKQPDQPTDHVGRREIVLRSSELAVIGAIFSLSGKKPAYLGVQKNPPALALCPATKNCISTSENVSDVVHYAPPWNYNRGRKKPVSREEAMEELVEVIKSTKPDKFTPRIVEKKADYVRTEYESHILGFVDDVEFWFPPGKNSIVEYRSASRLGNYDFDINRKRIKALRQELEKKGWASEDSF, encoded by the exons ATGGCTTCAATGGCATCACCGAGCATTCACTATTTCTACAAGAATCACAAGAAATCCTGCAAGAATTCCACCCTTCCCCGTGTCATTCTTTCTCAGAAGCAACCCGACCAACCCACTGACCATGTTGGCCGAAg GGAAATTGTACTGAGGAGCAGCGAATTAGCTGTAATTGGAGCCATCTTCAGCTTAAG CGGAAAAAAACCTGCGTATTTGGGGGTTCAGAAAAACCCACCGGCACTAGCACTTTGTCCGGCTACCAAGAACTGTATCTCAACGTCGGAGAATGTCAGTGATGTCGTTCACTATGCCCCACCCTG GAACTACAACCGCGGCAGGAAAAAGCCTGTGAGCAGAGAAGAAGCAATGGAGGAACTAGTCGAAGTG ATAAAATCGACGAAACCGGACAAGTTTACACCTCGGATAGTGGAAAAGAAGGCTGATTATGTTCGAACGGAATACGAAAGCCACATACTCGGG TTTGTTGATGATGTTGAATTTTGGTTTCCACCGGGAAAGAACTCGATAGTGGAGTACCGATCGGCATCACGGTTGGGAAACTATGATTTTGATATCAATAGAAAGCGAATCAAG GCATTGCGACAAGAGTTGGAAAAGAAAGGATGGGCGTCTGAAGACAGCTTTTGA
- the LOC132186803 gene encoding proteasome subunit beta type-1-like, whose protein sequence is MTKQQANWSPYDNNGGSCVAIAGADYCVVAADTRMSTGYSILTRDYSKICKLADKCVMASSGFQADVKALQKLLAARHLIYQQQHNKQMSCPAMGQLLSNTLYYKRFFPYYSFNVLGGLDSEGKGCVFTYDAVGSYERVGYSSQGSGSTLIMPFLDNQLKSPSPLLLPALDAVTPLSESEAVDLVKTVFASATERDIYTGDKLEIVVLNAEGIRREYIELRKD, encoded by the exons ATGACGAAGCAGCAAGCTAACTGGTCTCCATACGACAACAATGGcgg ATCTTGCGTTGCAATTGCCGGAGCTGATTACTGCGTTGTCGCGGCCGATACTCGCATGTCCACCGGTTACAGTATTCTCACGCGCGATTACTCCAAAATCTGCAAACT AGCGGACAAGTGTGTAATGGCTTCTTCTGGTTTTCAAGCTGATGTGAAAGCCTTACAAAAGCTCTTGGCAGCTAGGCACTTG ATCTATCAGCAACAACACAACAAGCAGATGAGCTGCCCTGCTATGGGTCAACTGCTCTCTAACACCCTCTACTATAAGCGTTTCTTTCCGTATTATTCCTTCAATGTTCTAGGTGGCCTTGACAGTGAAG GAAAGGGTTGTGTCTTCACTTATGATGCTGTTGGTTCCTATGAGAGAGTTGGATACAGTTCCCAAGGTTCTGGTTCCACACTGATCATGCCCTTTCTGGATAACCAACTGAAGTCTCCCAGCCCTCTCTTATTGCCTGCCCTG GATGCTGTTACACCACTTTCTGAATCAGAAGCAGTTGATTTGGTTAAAACTGTTTTTGCATCTGCAACTGAGAGGGATATATACACT GGAGACAAGCTTGAAATTGTCGTCCTAAATGCTGAAGGTATTCGTCGTGAATACATTGAACTCAGGAAAGACTGA